In Streptomyces sp. NBC_01381, a genomic segment contains:
- a CDS encoding catechol 1,2-dioxygenase, giving the protein MGEIVGAGLLAHVPTIVLPEETRKELNEGREISLVPGLRRLREEVFETLAYDTVVVLDSHWATTVEFVVSAQDRRAGLYTSEELPRGMSRMPYDYPGDPELAHSVAEFAERHGTWITPIDDPFLPVYYATINLWKYLGEGLPARKWVSIGVCQTGDTEDHLRLGRALADGIAALPDRKVLLVASGALSHTFWPLRQLRDHESSGLSHIRTPEARAADELRIAWLERGDHAQVLRTMPEFLTHKPEARFGHYLMMIGALGGEQCSAAGRAYSAYENSVGTGQMHLWFDRPAGGWTAVPDMEAEASA; this is encoded by the coding sequence ATGGGTGAGATCGTCGGGGCGGGCCTGCTCGCCCACGTGCCGACCATCGTGCTCCCCGAGGAGACCCGCAAAGAGCTCAACGAAGGCCGCGAGATCAGCCTCGTCCCCGGCCTGCGGCGGCTGCGCGAGGAAGTCTTCGAGACGCTCGCGTACGACACCGTCGTCGTGCTCGACTCGCACTGGGCGACCACCGTCGAGTTCGTCGTCTCGGCACAGGACCGGCGTGCCGGGCTCTACACCTCCGAGGAGCTGCCGCGCGGCATGAGCCGGATGCCGTACGACTATCCCGGAGACCCCGAACTCGCCCACTCCGTCGCCGAGTTCGCCGAACGGCACGGCACCTGGATCACCCCGATCGACGACCCGTTCCTGCCCGTGTACTACGCCACCATCAATCTCTGGAAGTACCTGGGCGAAGGCCTCCCCGCCAGGAAATGGGTCTCGATCGGGGTCTGTCAGACCGGAGACACCGAGGACCATCTGCGGCTCGGCCGCGCGCTCGCCGACGGCATCGCCGCGCTGCCCGACCGCAAGGTGCTCCTCGTCGCGTCCGGCGCCCTCTCGCACACCTTCTGGCCGCTGCGACAGCTGCGAGACCACGAGTCGAGCGGGCTCAGCCACATCCGTACGCCCGAGGCGCGGGCCGCCGACGAGCTGCGCATCGCGTGGCTGGAGCGCGGCGACCACGCGCAAGTCCTGCGCACCATGCCGGAGTTCCTCACCCACAAGCCCGAGGCGCGCTTCGGCCACTACCTGATGATGATCGGTGCTCTCGGAGGAGAGCAGTGCTCTGCCGCCGGTCGCGCCTACAGCGCGTACGAGAACTCGGTCGGCACCGGACAGATGCACCTGTGGTTCGACCGCCCCGCCGGAGGCTGGACGGCCGTCCCCGACATGGAGGCCGAGGCCAGCGCATGA
- a CDS encoding fumarylacetoacetate hydrolase family protein, with the protein MTDSSNTTTTEYRRILLGGAAVQVVRDGDELVAADGRRVKAAEASHLPPVRPSKVIAVHLNHRSRVEEFGIGLPPAPTFFHKPVSALNAHGGAVVRPDGCKYLNYEGEIGIVIGRTCRNIAPADAGAYIAGYTVANDYGLHDFRDTDAGSMLRVKGSDTLCPLGPGLVTGWDFHGKYLRTYVNGWLVQDGSTDEMEWDMHYLVADIARTITLEPGDVLLSGTPANSRPVAPGDLVEVEAEGLGRLMNRIVTGPTAIRSDVGAQPTESEEVVSTAFGGDWEFRGVRPPRR; encoded by the coding sequence ATGACGGACAGCAGCAACACCACCACCACCGAATACCGCCGGATCCTCCTCGGCGGAGCCGCCGTCCAGGTCGTGCGCGACGGCGATGAACTGGTCGCCGCCGACGGCCGCCGCGTCAAGGCGGCCGAAGCGAGCCACCTGCCTCCCGTACGCCCCTCCAAGGTCATCGCCGTGCACCTCAACCACCGCAGCAGGGTCGAGGAGTTCGGGATCGGCCTGCCGCCCGCTCCCACCTTCTTCCACAAGCCCGTCTCCGCCCTCAACGCCCACGGCGGTGCGGTGGTCCGCCCCGACGGCTGCAAGTACCTCAACTACGAGGGCGAGATCGGCATCGTCATCGGCCGTACGTGCCGCAACATCGCCCCCGCCGACGCGGGCGCGTACATCGCCGGATACACCGTCGCCAACGACTACGGCCTGCACGACTTCCGCGACACCGACGCCGGCTCGATGCTCCGCGTCAAGGGCTCCGACACGCTCTGCCCGCTCGGCCCCGGACTCGTCACCGGCTGGGACTTCCACGGCAAATACCTGCGGACGTACGTCAACGGGTGGCTCGTGCAGGACGGTTCGACGGACGAGATGGAGTGGGACATGCACTATCTCGTCGCCGACATCGCCCGCACGATCACGCTGGAGCCCGGCGACGTACTCCTGTCCGGCACCCCGGCCAACTCCCGTCCTGTCGCGCCGGGCGACCTCGTCGAGGTGGAGGCCGAAGGTCTCGGCAGGCTCATGAACCGCATCGTCACGGGGCCGACGGCGATCCGCTCCGACGTCGGCGCCCAGCCCACCGAGTCCGAGGAGGTCGTCTCGACGGCCTTCGGCGGCGACTGGGAGTTCCGCGGCGTCCGGCCGCCGCGCCGCTGA
- a CDS encoding ferredoxin yields the protein MLRITVDMKVCQDHGQCVFAAPDVFTLDDDGRLVYVATPDDSLRADAEDAADVCPLQAIRVEG from the coding sequence ATGCTCAGGATCACCGTCGACATGAAGGTCTGCCAGGACCACGGGCAGTGCGTCTTCGCCGCGCCGGACGTCTTCACGCTCGATGACGACGGCCGTCTCGTGTACGTCGCCACGCCCGACGACTCGCTGCGCGCCGACGCCGAGGACGCCGCCGACGTCTGCCCGCTGCAGGCCATCCGGGTCGAGGGCTGA
- a CDS encoding NAD(P)/FAD-dependent oxidoreductase, translating into MAPAGIAVVGASLGGLRAAEQLRAAGWQEAITVYGAEPHLPYNRPPLSKEVLAGEAPATVTALRHRPSVQDVEWRLGTAVVSADLAARTLTLADGSTHAYEGLVAATGVRPRRLPLTGGPPRHVVRTLEDSAGLRTELDEDVQVLVIGSGFIGCEVAATARKAGCEVTVVAPEAEPMILALGEGLARVLRGRHEAYGVRFRMGHLVAELTDGYVVLDDGATCPADVLVEAVGSLPNTEWLAATEGIDLTDGILCDEHLRIGGLPHAVAVGDVARFPNPRYGPVARRVEHWSIPSDSAKHAARVLVAGLTGGEHGLGPFAPLPTFWSDQFAMRIQSFGQPGLAERCQLLQGDPESYDSDVLYGYYRDERLIGVAALGGPKAAALAGSYRRELMALPEAEAAA; encoded by the coding sequence GTGGCCCCGGCGGGAATCGCCGTCGTCGGCGCGTCGCTCGGCGGTCTGCGCGCGGCGGAGCAACTGCGCGCGGCGGGCTGGCAGGAAGCGATCACCGTGTACGGGGCCGAGCCCCATCTCCCTTACAACCGGCCTCCGTTGTCCAAGGAGGTCCTCGCGGGCGAGGCGCCCGCGACCGTAACGGCGCTGCGTCACCGACCCAGCGTCCAGGACGTCGAGTGGCGGCTCGGCACGGCGGTCGTCTCCGCCGATCTGGCCGCGCGCACACTCACCCTGGCCGATGGTTCGACGCATGCGTACGAGGGTCTGGTGGCCGCCACGGGGGTGCGGCCACGCAGACTCCCACTCACCGGGGGACCGCCCCGGCATGTCGTGCGCACCCTGGAGGACTCGGCCGGACTGCGGACCGAACTCGACGAAGACGTACAGGTGTTGGTGATCGGCTCCGGATTCATCGGCTGCGAGGTGGCGGCCACCGCACGCAAGGCCGGATGCGAGGTGACGGTCGTCGCACCGGAGGCCGAGCCGATGATCCTGGCGCTCGGCGAGGGCCTGGCACGCGTACTGCGGGGGCGGCACGAGGCGTACGGGGTGCGCTTCCGCATGGGCCACCTGGTCGCCGAACTGACTGACGGGTACGTGGTGTTGGACGATGGCGCCACATGCCCGGCGGACGTCCTGGTCGAGGCCGTCGGGTCACTGCCCAACACGGAGTGGCTGGCCGCCACCGAGGGCATCGACCTCACCGACGGCATCCTCTGCGACGAGCATCTGCGCATCGGCGGCCTCCCCCACGCGGTGGCCGTCGGGGACGTGGCGCGCTTCCCCAACCCCCGCTACGGGCCGGTCGCGCGGCGCGTCGAGCACTGGTCGATCCCCTCCGACAGCGCGAAGCACGCGGCCCGCGTCCTGGTCGCGGGGCTCACCGGCGGGGAGCACGGCCTGGGGCCGTTCGCGCCGCTGCCGACGTTCTGGAGCGACCAGTTCGCGATGCGCATCCAGTCGTTCGGCCAGCCGGGGCTCGCCGAACGGTGCCAACTCCTCCAGGGGGACCCGGAGTCGTACGACAGTGATGTGCTGTACGGCTACTACCGGGACGAGCGGCTGATCGGCGTCGCCGCACTCGGCGGCCCCAAGGCGGCGGCACTCGCGGGGAGTTACCGGCGCGAGCTGATGGCGCTTCCGGAGGCGGAGGCCGCCGCGTAA